One Gloeobacter morelensis MG652769 DNA window includes the following coding sequences:
- a CDS encoding Uma2 family endonuclease has product MTAPYKPTFSPAPSPPLPSMYDLPSENPEEPGLPDEFHDWQPQLLSQTFRPVAYPEDQVFTAADLNLYYDVRNTGYYKRPDWFAVVGVPRLVDAGRLSYVIWREGRNPMVVVELLSPNTQEEDQGQTLRGRQPPSKWEVYESLLRVPYYVLFNREANTFRLFRLEGATYRELFQTRLWIDELQIGLGLWQGKFTGLERQWLRWYGANGEWILTPEERERQRAEQAEQRAQQAEQRAAALVERLRALGMDPDAL; this is encoded by the coding sequence ATGACAGCGCCTTACAAACCGACGTTTTCTCCCGCACCCTCGCCGCCGCTGCCGTCGATGTATGATTTGCCGAGCGAGAATCCCGAGGAACCCGGTTTGCCCGACGAGTTTCACGATTGGCAACCGCAACTTTTGAGTCAAACCTTCCGACCCGTGGCTTACCCGGAGGACCAGGTCTTCACGGCTGCGGACCTCAACTTGTACTACGACGTTCGCAACACCGGCTACTACAAGCGTCCCGACTGGTTCGCGGTGGTAGGAGTGCCTCGCCTGGTGGATGCCGGTCGGTTGAGCTATGTTATCTGGCGCGAAGGCCGCAATCCGATGGTGGTGGTGGAATTGCTCTCACCCAATACCCAGGAAGAAGATCAAGGCCAGACCCTACGCGGTCGGCAGCCGCCCAGTAAGTGGGAAGTATACGAGAGCCTTTTGCGAGTACCGTACTACGTCCTGTTCAATCGCGAAGCGAATACCTTCCGGCTGTTCCGGTTGGAAGGCGCGACGTATCGGGAGCTGTTCCAGACCCGTCTGTGGATCGACGAGTTGCAGATCGGACTGGGTCTGTGGCAGGGGAAGTTCACCGGTCTGGAACGCCAGTGGTTGCGCTGGTACGGTGCAAACGGCGAATGGATTTTGACTCCCGAGGAGCGTGAACGGCAGCGGGCGGAACAGGCGGAGCAGCGAGCGCAGCAGGCGGAGCAACGAGCCGCGGCTCTGGTGGAACGGCTGAGGGCGCTGGGAATGGATCCGGACGCACTTTAA
- a CDS encoding class I SAM-dependent methyltransferase: protein MGHDAEHLERVRAQYDTAPYPRIPLHHSHSEDTAMLYLHNLITPYYLRNQRVIASAGKRILDAGCGSGFTSLALAQANPGARIVGIDLSERSLAVARERLAFHGFKSAEFHALPIERGGAGRGFRLDQLRRGALFAAGSGVGLAALAGYSPPTASCAPICTAPTPARRFFAPRNFFRPWGLQVTGTKRRKLPWRARRWSG, encoded by the coding sequence ATGGGCCACGATGCTGAGCACCTGGAGCGCGTGCGCGCCCAGTACGACACCGCTCCCTACCCGCGCATCCCGCTGCACCACTCCCACAGCGAGGACACCGCCATGCTCTACCTGCACAACCTGATCACACCCTATTACCTGCGCAACCAGCGCGTGATAGCGAGTGCCGGCAAACGCATTCTCGATGCCGGCTGCGGCAGCGGCTTCACCAGCCTGGCCCTCGCCCAGGCCAATCCGGGGGCGCGCATCGTCGGGATCGACCTCTCGGAGCGCTCGCTCGCTGTGGCCCGCGAGCGCCTCGCTTTTCACGGCTTTAAAAGCGCCGAGTTTCACGCGCTGCCCATCGAGCGGGGGGGAGCTGGGCGAGGATTTCGACTTGATCAACTGCGACGAGGTGCTCTATTTGCTGCCGGATCCGGGGTGGGGCTTGCCGCTCTGGCGGGGTACTCGCCCCCGACGGCATCCTGCGCGCCAATCTGCACAGCGCCTACGCCCGCGCGCCGGTTTTTCGCGCCCAGAAATTTTTTCAGACCCTGGGGCTTGCAGGTCACAGGGACGAAGCGGAGGAAATTGCCCTGGCGCGCCAGACGATGGAGCGGATGA
- a CDS encoding class I SAM-dependent methyltransferase, which produces MEELLLLDKLRRQYDQTPYPKVAIESVHDRDSLWLHSFTTPYYRRHRRLPPSGAPLRILDAGCGSGYTSLALAQANPGAQLVCLDLSAASLAVACERLAFHGFTDVEFHDLPLEQVGELGEDFDLINCDEVLYLLPDPGVGLAALAGVLAPDGILRANLHSAYARAAVFRAQRVFQMMGLTNGTPGEAEMELVRSTMDALNNSTHLKIDTWVPTIHLHDDLEWYQLNYLLAGDKGYTVPEVFALLAGANLEFISMVLWPTWDVRCLFRDPNRLPPLFAERLADKSPLERLHLYELIHSPHRLIDFWCTHAAQQPAATQPPALEHNLRLHLHPQLRTDSLRGRLEQALGEGKPFELQQHIRFPFGEPLPNAQMAGCLLPLGWADGTGALRAPLA; this is translated from the coding sequence ATGGAAGAACTGTTGCTTCTTGACAAGCTGCGCCGGCAGTACGACCAGACACCCTACCCAAAAGTCGCCATCGAAAGCGTCCACGACCGCGACTCCCTGTGGCTGCACAGCTTCACCACCCCCTACTACCGTCGCCATCGGCGGCTACCCCCGAGTGGCGCTCCCCTGCGCATCCTCGATGCGGGCTGCGGCAGCGGCTACACCAGCCTGGCCCTCGCCCAGGCCAATCCGGGAGCGCAACTGGTCTGTCTGGACCTCTCGGCGGCCTCCCTCGCGGTGGCCTGCGAGCGACTCGCCTTTCACGGCTTCACGGATGTCGAATTCCACGATCTGCCGCTGGAGCAGGTAGGGGAGCTGGGCGAGGATTTCGACTTGATCAACTGCGACGAGGTGCTCTATTTGCTGCCGGATCCGGGGGTGGGGCTTGCCGCTCTGGCGGGGGTACTCGCCCCCGACGGCATCCTGCGCGCCAATCTGCACAGCGCCTACGCCCGCGCGGCGGTCTTTCGCGCCCAACGGGTCTTCCAGATGATGGGGCTCACCAACGGCACGCCGGGCGAAGCGGAGATGGAACTGGTGCGCTCGACGATGGACGCCCTCAACAACAGCACCCACCTCAAAATCGACACCTGGGTGCCCACCATCCACCTGCACGACGACCTGGAGTGGTACCAGCTCAACTATCTGCTCGCAGGCGACAAGGGCTACACCGTGCCGGAGGTGTTTGCTCTGCTCGCCGGGGCAAACCTCGAATTTATCAGCATGGTGCTCTGGCCGACCTGGGATGTGCGCTGTTTGTTTCGTGATCCCAACCGCCTGCCGCCGCTGTTTGCCGAACGGCTGGCGGACAAATCGCCGCTAGAACGGCTGCACCTGTACGAACTGATTCACAGTCCCCACCGGCTCATCGACTTCTGGTGCACCCACGCCGCTCAGCAGCCCGCCGCGACCCAACCGCCGGCTCTGGAGCACAACCTGCGCCTGCACCTGCATCCGCAGTTGCGCACAGACAGCCTGCGCGGGCGCCTGGAGCAAGCGCTCGGCGAGGGCAAACCCTTCGAGTTGCAGCAGCATATTCGCTTTCCCTTCGGCGAACCGCTCCCCAATGCGCAGATGGCAGGTTGTCTGCTGCCGCTGGGATGGGCCGATGGAACTGGAGCGCTTCGAGCGCCACTGGCTTGA
- a CDS encoding class I SAM-dependent methyltransferase, with protein sequence MNAKFDSEAGIRAYYDQAPYPNYPLETTHADNADALYLHNLVTPYYLRNQRVIASAGKRILDAGCGSGFTSLALAQANPGARIVGIDLSERSLAVARERLAFHGFKSAEFHALPIERVGELGEDFDLINCDEVLYLLPDPGVGLAALAGVLAPDGILRANLHDRHQRAPLFRAQQAFALLNAVGKVEGEARYALVSDVMESLGDRVFLKQSCWGYAGEEHRYAEWIAMNYLLEGDKGFTIPELFAMLRQANLEFVCMLQWPEWELVNLFKEPTLLPPQFAQIYRSASPEVRLHLYELFHGNHRLIDFWCAHPGRGRPYQPLARWSAPELAAARVHLHPQLCTEQLKADLRASLAQNNDFQMNRYLRAPRGGEFTLDSLIARGLLPLWEGPQPLETLIENWVAAVCTETEATGGAVDPERLRGDLLNFVAYGERFAYFLVERAA encoded by the coding sequence ATGAACGCCAAATTCGACAGCGAAGCGGGAATTCGCGCCTACTACGACCAGGCTCCCTATCCGAATTATCCCCTCGAAACGACCCACGCCGACAACGCCGACGCGCTCTACCTGCACAACCTGGTCACACCCTATTACCTGCGCAACCAGCGCGTGATAGCGAGTGCCGGCAAACGCATTCTCGATGCCGGCTGCGGCAGCGGCTTCACCAGCCTGGCCCTCGCCCAGGCCAATCCGGGGGCGCGCATCGTCGGGATCGACCTCTCGGAGCGCTCGCTCGCTGTGGCCCGCGAGCGCCTCGCTTTTCACGGCTTTAAAAGCGCCGAGTTTCACGCGCTGCCCATCGAGCGGGTGGGGGAGCTGGGCGAGGATTTCGACTTGATCAACTGCGACGAGGTGCTCTATTTGCTGCCGGATCCGGGGGTGGGGCTTGCTGCTCTGGCGGGGGTGCTCGCCCCCGACGGCATCCTGCGCGCCAATCTGCACGACCGGCACCAGCGCGCCCCGCTCTTTCGCGCCCAGCAGGCGTTCGCCTTGCTGAACGCCGTGGGCAAGGTCGAGGGAGAGGCGCGCTATGCCCTGGTGAGCGACGTGATGGAGTCTTTGGGCGACCGGGTCTTCCTCAAGCAGAGTTGCTGGGGCTATGCGGGTGAGGAACACCGCTACGCCGAGTGGATCGCCATGAACTATCTGCTCGAAGGCGACAAAGGTTTCACGATCCCCGAGCTGTTCGCGATGCTGCGCCAGGCAAATCTCGAGTTTGTCTGCATGCTGCAGTGGCCGGAGTGGGAATTGGTGAACCTGTTCAAAGAACCCACCCTTTTGCCGCCGCAGTTTGCGCAGATCTACCGCTCCGCTTCGCCTGAGGTGCGGCTGCACCTGTACGAACTGTTTCACGGCAACCACCGGCTCATCGACTTCTGGTGCGCCCACCCCGGCCGGGGTCGGCCTTACCAGCCTCTGGCCCGATGGAGCGCACCAGAACTGGCCGCCGCCCGGGTTCACCTGCATCCGCAGCTTTGCACCGAACAACTCAAAGCGGATTTGAGGGCGAGTCTGGCACAAAACAACGATTTTCAGATGAACCGCTACCTGCGCGCCCCGCGCGGCGGCGAATTCACCCTTGATAGCCTCATCGCCCGCGGCCTGCTGCCGCTCTGGGAAGGACCGCAGCCGTTGGAGACGCTCATCGAAAACTGGGTGGCGGCGGTCTGCACCGAGACGGAAGCGACCGGGGGTGCGGTCGATCCCGAGCGGTTGCGCGGCGACCTGCTCAACTTTGTAGCCTACGGCGAGCGCTTTGCCTATTTTCTGGTCGAACGGGCGGCTTGA
- a CDS encoding class I SAM-dependent methyltransferase, whose translation MGTINYVFADHAEEAEWRRLRAIEECFDPATCRRIAQLGVKPGWSCLEVGPGAGSVTRWLAGQVEAQGRVLALDIRPHSALRLVPANVEVRRQDIVTLSEHEMFDLIHTRYVLLHIQRWQEALTNMVRALKPGGWVLLEEPDFTTAAPLQREGNDAAAVMRVNEAVLRMYTAMGIDPSFGRRLPALCQDLGLENVAAEADLPVVPGGSGVARMMGVSLTHLTERLAATGAANQKDVEQYARLAGDPKVWGLYYTTIATWGQKPTTG comes from the coding sequence TTGGGGACCATCAACTACGTCTTTGCCGACCACGCCGAAGAAGCGGAGTGGCGGCGCCTGCGGGCGATCGAGGAGTGCTTCGACCCTGCCACGTGCCGCCGGATAGCTCAGTTGGGAGTGAAACCCGGCTGGTCTTGTCTGGAGGTTGGTCCCGGTGCCGGTTCTGTGACGCGGTGGCTGGCCGGACAGGTGGAGGCGCAGGGCCGTGTCCTCGCTCTGGATATCCGGCCGCATTCGGCCCTGCGCCTAGTGCCCGCCAACGTGGAAGTTCGCCGGCAGGACATCGTGACATTGTCTGAGCATGAGATGTTTGACCTGATTCACACGCGCTATGTTCTGCTCCATATTCAGCGCTGGCAAGAAGCCTTGACTAACATGGTTCGCGCCCTCAAACCAGGCGGCTGGGTGCTTTTGGAAGAACCGGACTTTACGACGGCCGCGCCGCTACAACGGGAAGGCAATGATGCGGCAGCGGTAATGCGGGTGAACGAAGCGGTTCTGCGTATGTACACCGCCATGGGCATCGATCCGAGCTTTGGACGGCGGTTGCCGGCGCTCTGTCAGGATCTGGGTCTGGAGAATGTGGCGGCTGAAGCGGATCTGCCCGTGGTGCCGGGAGGTTCGGGTGTCGCCCGCATGATGGGTGTGTCATTGACGCATTTGACGGAACGCCTGGCTGCGACAGGTGCAGCAAACCAGAAAGATGTTGAACAGTACGCCCGCCTGGCTGGAGATCCAAAAGTCTGGGGGCTCTACTACACAACAATCGCTACTTGGGGGCAAAAGCCGACGACTGGCTAG
- a CDS encoding DUF1517 domain-containing protein produces MTSWRDRLSRMAGRTRFVVCRLFIHLAGEDAAPMLGILNEEGRRAVAADGDMEVLGESLANIAQALLQYDTYWRSVANEGDVFWEEGQAGDEFNALYTDSARRYLSGPDLEAATLPADKPLALPATRNLVVMITVAFEGECPELETDLSSAEALGKGIQALINLHYNGRLRALQVHFSPAQLGDELTSDQLLVNFPELVPI; encoded by the coding sequence GTGACATCCTGGCGCGACCGATTGAGCCGCATGGCGGGCCGGACCCGCTTTGTGGTGTGCCGCCTGTTCATTCATCTGGCCGGCGAAGATGCCGCCCCGATGCTGGGCATCCTCAACGAAGAGGGCCGTCGGGCGGTGGCCGCCGACGGCGATATGGAGGTGCTGGGCGAGAGCCTGGCCAATATTGCCCAGGCGCTGTTGCAGTACGACACCTACTGGCGCTCGGTGGCCAACGAGGGCGACGTGTTTTGGGAAGAAGGACAGGCGGGCGACGAATTCAACGCCCTCTACACCGACTCGGCCCGGCGTTACTTGAGCGGTCCGGATCTCGAGGCGGCCACTCTCCCGGCCGACAAGCCGCTGGCCCTGCCGGCCACCCGCAATCTGGTGGTGATGATCACCGTCGCCTTCGAAGGTGAATGCCCCGAACTCGAAACCGATCTTTCGAGCGCCGAGGCGCTCGGCAAAGGGATCCAGGCGCTCATCAACCTGCACTACAACGGCCGGTTGCGCGCCCTGCAGGTGCACTTCTCCCCGGCCCAACTGGGCGACGAGCTGACCTCCGACCAGTTGCTGGTCAATTTCCCGGAACTGGTTCCCATCTAA